A single Sphingopyxis chilensis DNA region contains:
- the metH gene encoding methionine synthase codes for MTTAASSSFVNIGERTNVTGSAAFKKLIMADDYAAAVEVARQQVENGAQVIDVNMDEGLLDAEYAMTTFLKLIAAEPDIARIPVMIDSSKWSVIEAGLKCVPGKPIVNSISMKEGEEQFLDHAKKCIAYGAAVVVMAFDEVGQADTKERKIEICERAYKLLMTIGFPPEDIIFDPNIFAVATGLEEHDNYAVDFIEAVKDIRVRCPHAHFSGGLSNLSFGFRGNETVRRAMHSVFLYHAIPAGLDMAIVNAGQLDVYDTIDPELRTACEDVILNRKVDGEELSPTERLIALAERYKGTNAAQEKAAEEWRGWAVEKRLEHALVKGIDAYVVDDTEEMRLLMPRPIEVIEGPLMDGMNVVGDLFGSGKMFLPQVVKSARVMKKAVAHLLPFIEASKEPGAKGKGKVVMATVKGDVHDIGKNIVGVVLQCNGFEIVDLGVMVPWSKILEAANENDADMIGLSGLITPSLDEMVTVAEEMQRAGMTMPLLIGGATTSKVHTALRIDPAYQGPVLHVLDASRAVGVATALVSDTGRDAYVQGYKDDYAHVRDVRAGKGQSVLLGIEEARANYYDAYLSDKPAPPLQPGLHRFDDWSLEDLRECIDWTPFFRAWELHGTWPSIMDDDVVGETAQALKADADAMLDRLIAEKWLTARGVCAFWPCARDGDSVTIHLAEEERHVTLPFLRQQIKKSRDRANMCLADFIDPAGDWIGGFAVGIHGIEPHSERFRADKDDYSDILLKALADRFAEAFAERLHQHVRTTLWGYAPGEQLTNEALIKEEYRGIRPAPGYPACPDHSLKPILFELLAAGDNAGLVLTESFAMLPTAAVSGFYFGHPESQYFGVARIGSDQLEDYAARRGVDIETATRWLRPNLD; via the coding sequence ATGACCACCGCCGCTTCCTCCAGCTTCGTCAATATCGGCGAGCGCACCAACGTTACCGGCTCCGCTGCGTTCAAGAAACTGATCATGGCCGACGACTATGCCGCGGCGGTCGAGGTCGCGCGCCAGCAGGTCGAGAATGGCGCGCAGGTCATCGACGTCAACATGGACGAAGGCCTGCTCGACGCCGAATATGCGATGACGACCTTCCTGAAGCTCATCGCCGCCGAACCCGACATCGCGCGGATTCCGGTGATGATCGACAGCTCGAAATGGAGCGTGATCGAGGCGGGCCTGAAATGCGTGCCGGGCAAGCCGATCGTCAATTCGATCAGCATGAAGGAAGGCGAGGAGCAATTCCTCGATCATGCGAAGAAGTGCATTGCCTATGGCGCCGCGGTCGTCGTGATGGCGTTCGACGAGGTCGGGCAGGCCGACACCAAAGAGCGCAAGATCGAGATTTGCGAGCGCGCCTACAAGCTGCTCATGACCATCGGCTTCCCGCCCGAGGACATCATCTTCGACCCCAATATCTTCGCGGTCGCGACGGGGCTGGAAGAGCATGACAATTATGCCGTCGATTTCATCGAGGCGGTGAAGGACATCCGCGTCCGCTGCCCGCACGCGCATTTTTCGGGTGGGCTCTCGAACCTGTCGTTCGGATTTCGCGGCAACGAGACGGTGCGCCGCGCGATGCACAGCGTCTTCCTCTATCATGCGATCCCTGCCGGGCTCGACATGGCGATCGTCAACGCCGGGCAGCTCGACGTTTATGATACGATCGACCCCGAACTCAGGACCGCATGCGAGGATGTCATCCTCAACCGCAAGGTGGACGGTGAAGAGCTGAGCCCGACCGAGCGGCTGATCGCGCTCGCCGAACGTTACAAGGGAACGAACGCCGCGCAGGAAAAGGCGGCCGAGGAATGGCGCGGCTGGGCGGTCGAAAAGCGGCTCGAACATGCGCTGGTCAAGGGCATCGACGCCTATGTCGTCGACGACACCGAAGAAATGCGCCTGTTGATGCCGCGCCCGATCGAGGTGATCGAAGGGCCGCTGATGGACGGGATGAACGTTGTTGGCGACCTGTTCGGATCGGGCAAGATGTTCCTGCCGCAAGTCGTCAAATCGGCACGCGTGATGAAGAAGGCGGTGGCGCACTTGCTGCCCTTTATCGAGGCATCGAAGGAACCGGGCGCGAAGGGCAAGGGCAAGGTCGTGATGGCGACGGTCAAGGGCGACGTCCACGACATCGGCAAGAATATCGTCGGCGTCGTGCTCCAGTGCAACGGCTTCGAAATCGTCGACCTGGGCGTGATGGTGCCGTGGTCGAAGATCCTCGAGGCGGCGAACGAGAATGACGCCGACATGATCGGCCTCAGCGGCCTCATCACCCCCTCGCTCGACGAGATGGTGACCGTCGCCGAGGAAATGCAGCGGGCGGGGATGACGATGCCGCTCCTCATCGGCGGCGCGACGACGTCGAAGGTGCATACCGCGCTCCGCATCGACCCCGCTTATCAGGGGCCGGTGCTCCACGTCCTCGACGCGAGCCGTGCGGTCGGCGTCGCGACCGCGCTGGTCAGCGACACCGGGCGCGATGCCTATGTGCAGGGCTATAAGGATGATTACGCCCATGTCCGCGATGTGCGCGCGGGCAAGGGGCAAAGCGTGCTGCTCGGCATCGAAGAGGCGCGCGCCAATTATTACGACGCCTATCTCAGCGACAAGCCCGCACCGCCGCTCCAGCCCGGTCTCCATCGCTTTGACGACTGGTCGCTGGAAGATTTGCGCGAATGTATCGACTGGACGCCCTTTTTCCGCGCGTGGGAACTGCATGGCACCTGGCCGTCGATCATGGACGACGATGTCGTCGGCGAGACGGCACAGGCATTGAAGGCCGACGCCGATGCGATGCTCGACCGGCTGATCGCCGAAAAATGGCTGACCGCGCGCGGCGTTTGCGCTTTCTGGCCCTGCGCGCGCGATGGCGACAGCGTCACCATCCACCTCGCCGAGGAGGAACGGCATGTGACGCTTCCCTTCCTGCGCCAGCAGATCAAGAAGAGCCGCGACCGCGCCAATATGTGTCTCGCCGATTTCATCGATCCCGCGGGCGACTGGATCGGCGGCTTCGCGGTCGGCATCCACGGCATCGAACCGCATTCGGAGCGCTTCCGCGCCGACAAGGACGATTATTCGGACATCCTGCTGAAGGCGCTGGCCGACCGTTTCGCCGAGGCTTTTGCCGAGCGTCTGCACCAGCATGTCCGCACGACCCTGTGGGGCTATGCGCCCGGCGAGCAGCTGACCAACGAGGCGCTGATCAAGGAAGAATATCGCGGTATCCGTCCGGCCCCGGGCTATCCCGCCTGTCCCGATCACAGCCTGAAGCCGATCCTGTTCGAACTGCTCGCGGCGGGCGACAATGCCGGGCTGGTGCTGACCGAAAGCTTTGCGATGCTGCCGACGGCGGCGGTCAGTGGCTTCTATTTCGGGCATCCCGAAAGCCAGTATTTCGGGGTCGCGCGGATCGGCAGCGACCAGCTCGAAGATTATGCGGCGCGGCGCGGCGTCGATATCGAAACCGCGACGCGCTGGCTGCGGCCCAACCTCGATTAA
- a CDS encoding right-handed parallel beta-helix repeat-containing protein — MFTSILRRPLLPLLALPLLLAPVPLPAQTGGAPYSVDGRVFSRLQDAVDAIGEGEGTIRIAPGYHRDCAVQTAGRIAFVAAEPGRAIFDGVTCEGKAALVLRGDGARVDGIVFQNMRVPDGNGAGIRLETSDLDVVNAMFRGSEEGILTADDPEATLTIDRSTFSRLGRCDRGLSCAHSVYTGIYGRVTVTRSRFEKGSGGHYLKTRAIAVDINDNSFDDTQGKATNYMIDLPSGSVGRISNNLLVQGRDKENYSAFIAIAAEERKNPSRGLIIEGNRANLPPGMDRRSVFVADWSGEALTIGANELGTGLTKFEKR, encoded by the coding sequence ATGTTCACGTCCATCCTGCGCCGGCCCCTGTTGCCGCTGCTCGCCCTTCCGTTGCTGCTGGCGCCGGTTCCGCTTCCGGCCCAGACGGGCGGCGCCCCCTACAGCGTCGACGGCCGGGTCTTTTCGCGCTTGCAGGACGCCGTCGATGCGATCGGCGAGGGCGAGGGGACGATCCGCATCGCCCCCGGCTATCACCGCGACTGCGCGGTGCAGACCGCGGGACGCATCGCTTTCGTGGCCGCCGAGCCGGGCCGTGCCATCTTCGACGGCGTGACGTGCGAAGGCAAGGCGGCGCTCGTTCTGCGCGGCGATGGTGCGCGCGTGGACGGCATCGTCTTTCAGAATATGCGCGTTCCCGATGGCAATGGCGCGGGCATCCGGCTCGAGACGAGCGATCTCGACGTCGTGAACGCGATGTTTCGGGGCAGCGAGGAAGGCATTCTCACCGCCGACGATCCAGAGGCGACGCTGACGATCGACCGTTCGACCTTTTCGCGCCTCGGCCGCTGCGACCGGGGTTTGAGCTGCGCGCACAGCGTCTACACCGGCATCTACGGCCGCGTCACCGTCACCCGCTCGCGTTTCGAAAAGGGCAGCGGCGGCCATTATCTGAAAACGCGCGCGATCGCGGTCGATATCAACGACAACAGCTTCGACGATACGCAGGGGAAGGCGACCAATTATATGATCGACCTGCCTTCGGGTTCGGTCGGACGGATTTCGAACAATCTGCTGGTGCAGGGCCGCGACAAGGAAAATTATTCGGCCTTCATCGCCATCGCGGCCGAAGAGCGCAAGAATCCGTCGCGCGGCCTGATTATCGAGGGCAATCGGGCTAACCTGCCGCCGGGCATGGATCGCCGGTCGGTGTTCGTCGCCGACTGGAGCGGCGAGGCGCTGACGATCGGGGCGAACGAGCTGGGCACGGGACTGACGAAGTTCGAGAAGCGGTAA
- a CDS encoding ArsR/SmtB family transcription factor → MSELIEIFRALADPTRLRVVALLREMELAIGELAIVLDQSQPRVSRHVRILVEAGIVERRREGSWVFLRIAAEGPVAEIIGQAEKWPFSARETRVIAHDARRLAAVRDERAAAAARYFAEHAAEWDAIRSRHIAESEVEAAMLAMMHNRRLGHLLDIGTGTGRMAEIFAPTARRITALDRSPEMLRIARTKLERQPVPVDLMQGDFLDLPVADASIDSIVIHQALHFAHEPDRVIAEASRVLRGGGHLLVVDFAPHEDEELRALAAHARLGFSDAQIRGWFASAGLLLETTQTLEGGELTVKLWLGRRRSDEDQPPVAEGGQGKRLAA, encoded by the coding sequence GTGAGCGAGCTTATCGAAATTTTCCGCGCTCTCGCGGATCCGACGCGATTGCGAGTCGTCGCGCTGCTGCGCGAGATGGAGCTTGCGATCGGCGAACTTGCGATTGTGCTCGACCAGAGCCAGCCGCGTGTGTCGCGCCATGTCCGTATCCTCGTCGAGGCCGGGATCGTCGAGCGGCGGCGCGAGGGAAGCTGGGTTTTCCTGCGCATTGCCGCCGAAGGACCGGTCGCCGAAATTATCGGTCAGGCCGAGAAATGGCCCTTCTCGGCGCGCGAAACGCGCGTCATCGCGCATGATGCGCGGCGGCTGGCGGCGGTGCGCGACGAGCGCGCTGCGGCGGCAGCGCGATATTTTGCCGAACATGCCGCCGAATGGGATGCGATCCGGTCGCGCCATATCGCCGAGAGCGAGGTCGAAGCGGCGATGCTGGCGATGATGCATAATCGCCGGCTGGGGCATTTGCTCGACATCGGCACCGGCACCGGCCGGATGGCGGAGATTTTCGCACCGACCGCGCGCCGGATCACCGCGCTTGATCGCAGCCCCGAAATGTTGCGGATCGCGCGCACGAAGCTGGAACGGCAGCCGGTGCCCGTCGATCTGATGCAGGGCGACTTTCTGGACCTGCCGGTCGCCGATGCCAGCATCGACAGCATCGTCATCCATCAGGCGCTCCATTTCGCGCACGAGCCCGACCGCGTGATCGCCGAGGCGAGCCGCGTGCTGCGCGGCGGCGGCCATCTGCTCGTCGTCGATTTCGCGCCGCATGAGGATGAGGAATTGCGCGCGCTTGCGGCGCACGCGCGTCTCGGATTTTCGGATGCGCAGATCCGCGGATGGTTCGCATCGGCGGGCCTGCTGCTCGAAACCACCCAGACGCTCGAAGGCGGGGAGCTGACCGTAAAACTGTGGCTCGGCCGCCGTCGCAGCGATGAAGATCAACCCCCCGTCGCCGAGGGCGGGCAAGGCAAAAGGCTTGCGGCATGA
- a CDS encoding accessory factor UbiK family protein, which produces MQSENRFFDDLAKMINGVAGTVAGAGREAEAAMRDRAKEFVGRMDFVSREEFEAVKKMAATARAEAEALKARLDKLEGAGKAAAAAKAPAAKPAAKAAAKPAARSAKAAPKK; this is translated from the coding sequence ATGCAGAGCGAAAACCGCTTTTTCGACGATCTCGCCAAGATGATCAACGGCGTCGCCGGAACCGTCGCCGGCGCCGGACGCGAAGCCGAAGCCGCGATGCGCGACCGCGCGAAGGAATTCGTCGGCCGTATGGATTTCGTCAGCCGCGAGGAATTCGAGGCGGTGAAGAAAATGGCCGCTACCGCGCGCGCCGAGGCCGAAGCGTTGAAGGCACGGCTCGACAAGCTCGAAGGCGCCGGCAAGGCCGCTGCGGCTGCAAAAGCCCCGGCAGCGAAGCCCGCCGCCAAAGCCGCGGCGAAACCTGCGGCACGCAGCGCCAAGGCCGCGCCCAAAAAATGA
- a CDS encoding entericidin EcnAB, translating to MRKIIIASMAAAAFSLAACSEKTQDAAGETADSMADDAAATGDAMAEGAADAADATAAAADDAADATAAAADDAGNAVEGTVNAAGDAADKAGDKIAEETKKAEANDKQ from the coding sequence ATGCGCAAGATCATCATCGCCTCGATGGCCGCCGCGGCCTTCAGCCTCGCCGCCTGCTCGGAAAAGACGCAGGACGCCGCCGGCGAAACCGCCGATTCCATGGCTGACGACGCCGCCGCCACCGGCGACGCAATGGCCGAAGGCGCAGCCGATGCTGCGGATGCGACCGCCGCTGCCGCCGACGACGCCGCCGATGCGACCGCCGCCGCCGCCGATGACGCCGGCAACGCCGTCGAAGGCACGGTGAACGCCGCCGGCGACGCTGCCGACAAGGCTGGCGACAAGATCGCCGAAGAAACCAAGAAGGCCGAAGCCAACGACAAGCAATAA
- a CDS encoding homocysteine S-methyltransferase family protein, giving the protein MSSAREALQAAAKERILLTDGGWGTQIQLRKLAEADYAGSLGLGHDQKGNNDILALTRPDVVTAIGEAYLAAGSDIVSTNTFSANRISQADYGAEALVAEINRESARLGRETAEKYEALDGRRRFVAGAVGPTNKTLSLSPDVNNPGYREIDFDELKDVYLEQVVALAEGGADFILIETIFDTLNAKAGIAATLEAEAKVGRELPLMISMTLTDLSGRNLSGHTVEAFWYAVRHAKPLTIGLNCSFGASQLRPHVKVLSEIADALVMVYPNAGLPNELGEYDEMPDTTAELVREWAEHGQVNILGGCCGSTPAHIAAMAKAVQGLPARQIPEVPVRTRLAGLEPFTMAA; this is encoded by the coding sequence ATGAGCAGCGCACGCGAAGCATTGCAGGCGGCGGCGAAGGAACGCATCCTGCTGACCGATGGCGGCTGGGGCACGCAGATCCAGCTCCGCAAGCTGGCCGAGGCCGACTATGCCGGCTCGCTGGGCCTCGGCCACGACCAGAAGGGCAACAACGACATCCTTGCGCTGACGCGGCCCGACGTCGTGACGGCGATCGGCGAGGCCTATCTGGCGGCGGGGTCGGACATCGTCTCGACCAATACCTTCAGCGCGAACCGGATCAGCCAGGCGGATTATGGCGCCGAGGCGCTCGTCGCCGAAATCAATCGGGAAAGCGCGCGGCTGGGCCGCGAGACGGCGGAAAAATATGAGGCGCTCGATGGCCGCCGGCGCTTCGTCGCGGGCGCGGTCGGGCCGACGAACAAGACGCTGTCGCTCTCGCCCGACGTCAACAACCCCGGCTATCGCGAGATCGATTTCGACGAACTGAAGGACGTCTATCTGGAACAGGTCGTCGCGCTCGCCGAGGGCGGCGCCGACTTCATCCTGATCGAGACGATCTTCGATACGCTCAATGCCAAGGCGGGCATCGCGGCGACGCTCGAAGCCGAGGCGAAGGTCGGGCGTGAACTGCCGCTGATGATCTCGATGACGCTGACCGACCTGTCGGGTCGCAACCTGTCGGGGCATACGGTCGAGGCCTTCTGGTACGCCGTGCGCCATGCGAAGCCGCTGACGATCGGGCTGAACTGCTCGTTCGGCGCGTCGCAGCTACGTCCGCACGTAAAGGTTTTGTCCGAAATCGCCGATGCGCTGGTGATGGTTTACCCCAACGCGGGCCTGCCGAACGAACTCGGCGAGTATGACGAGATGCCTGACACGACGGCGGAACTTGTCCGCGAATGGGCCGAGCATGGCCAGGTCAACATCCTCGGCGGCTGCTGTGGCTCGACGCCCGCGCATATCGCGGCGATGGCGAAGGCGGTTCAGGGGCTGCCGGCGCGGCAGATTCCCGAGGTGCCGGTGCGCACGCGGCTGGCAGGGCTCGAGCCTTTCACGATGGCGGCCTGA
- a CDS encoding type III secretion system chaperone family protein produces MSDDLYDDDDGQDAAPMEMLASYFAAHDWSHEMVGEDEIVATAQGSWTTYELRAVWRPEDGVIQLLAFPDIRVVEDKRAVAHEALALINEQLWLGHFELWSNSGTILFRHGMLVGADAGLSLDLTETLIESAIDECERFYPVFQFVLWGGKTPAEALAASLIETRGEA; encoded by the coding sequence ATGAGTGACGATCTTTACGACGACGATGACGGCCAGGATGCGGCGCCGATGGAAATGCTGGCGTCCTATTTCGCCGCGCACGACTGGTCGCACGAGATGGTCGGCGAGGATGAGATCGTCGCGACTGCGCAGGGCAGCTGGACGACCTATGAACTGCGCGCGGTGTGGCGCCCCGAAGACGGCGTGATCCAGCTCCTCGCCTTTCCCGACATCCGCGTCGTCGAGGACAAGCGCGCGGTCGCGCACGAGGCGCTCGCGCTGATCAACGAACAGCTTTGGCTCGGCCATTTCGAGCTGTGGTCGAACAGCGGCACGATCCTCTTCCGCCACGGGATGCTCGTCGGTGCGGATGCGGGGCTGTCGCTCGACCTGACCGAAACGCTGATCGAAAGCGCGATCGACGAATGCGAGCGCTTTTACCCCGTGTTCCAGTTCGTGCTGTGGGGCGGCAAGACGCCCGCAGAGGCGCTCGCCGCCTCGCTCATCGAAACGCGCGGCGAGGCCTAG
- the metF gene encoding methylenetetrahydrofolate reductase, translating to MTSNLNSLAEARRAAASPLFANLDGDIGVSFEFFPPKTEKMEAQLWDTFRALEPLEPSFVSVTYGAGGSTRERTHATVARIAAESAVPPAAHLTCVEASRAEIDEVARAYWEAGVRHIVALRGDVPGGEPYRPHPDGYANAIELVAGLKAIAPFDISVAAYPETHPDADCPQADLDNLKRKLDAGATRAITQFFFSPDSFLRFRDAAAAAGIDAPIIPGILPVSNVSQTRRMADMCGTAIPAWMVSLFEGLDDHPAARQLVAATIAAEMCRRLYAGGVRDFHFYTLNRAELSYAICHLLGLRPVSTAKDQAA from the coding sequence ATGACGTCGAACCTCAACTCGCTGGCGGAGGCGCGCCGCGCCGCGGCCTCCCCGCTGTTCGCCAATCTCGACGGCGATATCGGCGTCAGCTTCGAATTTTTCCCGCCGAAGACCGAAAAGATGGAAGCGCAGCTGTGGGACACGTTCCGCGCGCTCGAGCCGCTGGAGCCCAGCTTCGTATCGGTGACCTATGGCGCGGGCGGGTCGACTCGCGAGCGCACCCACGCGACCGTCGCGCGCATCGCCGCCGAAAGCGCCGTGCCGCCCGCCGCGCACCTGACCTGCGTCGAGGCGTCGCGCGCCGAGATCGATGAGGTCGCGCGCGCTTATTGGGAGGCGGGCGTGCGGCATATCGTCGCGCTGCGCGGTGACGTCCCCGGCGGTGAGCCCTATCGGCCGCACCCCGACGGCTACGCCAATGCGATCGAACTGGTCGCGGGCCTGAAGGCGATCGCGCCGTTCGACATTTCGGTCGCCGCCTATCCCGAAACGCATCCCGACGCGGATTGTCCGCAGGCCGATCTCGACAATCTGAAGCGAAAGCTCGACGCGGGCGCGACGCGGGCGATCACGCAATTCTTCTTTTCGCCCGACAGCTTTCTGCGTTTTCGCGATGCCGCCGCCGCTGCCGGCATCGACGCGCCGATCATTCCCGGCATCCTTCCCGTGTCGAACGTGTCGCAGACGCGGCGTATGGCCGATATGTGCGGCACCGCGATCCCGGCGTGGATGGTGTCGCTGTTCGAAGGGCTCGACGATCACCCCGCCGCGCGCCAGCTGGTGGCGGCGACGATCGCCGCCGAAATGTGCCGCCGCCTCTACGCGGGCGGCGTGCGCGATTTCCATTTCTATACCCTCAACCGCGCTGAACTCAGCTATGCTATCTGCCATTTGCTTGGATTGCGGCCGGTATCGACCGCAAAGGACCAGGCAGCATGA